In Populus alba chromosome 1, ASM523922v2, whole genome shotgun sequence, a single window of DNA contains:
- the LOC118042860 gene encoding uncharacterized protein — MASQAAASAFNGSMKKAHAGLKRINLEGLRWRVFDAKGQVLGRLASQISTVIQGKDKPTYAPYRDDGDMCVVLNAKDVCVTGRKMTDKFYRWHTGYIGHLKERSLKDQMAKDPTEVIRKAVLRMLPRNKLRDDRDRKLRIFPDSEHPFGDQPVEAYVMPPRKVREMRPRARRAMIRAQKKEEQLEQAGNDKRKGKKREVEADLTE; from the exons AAAGCACATGCTGGCCTCAAACGTATCAATCTGGAAGGTCTACGGTGGAGAGTATTTGATGCCAAAGGCCAG GTTCTTGGAAGATTAGCATCTCAAATATCAACAGTTATTCAAGGCAAGGATAAGCCAACTTATGCTCCTTATCGTGATGATGGTGATATGTGCGTTGTGCTTAATGCAAAGGATGTCTGTGTTACGGGGAGAAAAATGACGGATAAGTTTTACCGCTGGCATACAGG GTATATAGGCCACCTCAAGGAAAGGAGTTTAAAAGACCAGATGGCCAAGGACCCTACAGAAGTCATCCGAAAAGCTGTTTTGCGTATGCTTCCAAGAAACAAATTGCGTGAT GATAGAGATAGGAAACTGAGGATTTTTCCTGACAGTGAGCACCCCTTTGGTGATCAGCCAGTTGAAGCATATGTGATGCCTCCCAGAAAAGTGCGAGAAATGCGACCTCGTGCTCGAAGAGCCATGATTCGAGCtcagaaaaaggaagagcaACTGGAACAGGCCGgtaatgataagagaaaaggcAAGAAGAGAGAAGTTGAAGCAGATTTGACCGAGTGA
- the LOC118042859 gene encoding uncharacterized protein, protein MGDYHFVYKDVEGASTQWDDIQRKLGNLPEKPPAFKPPPFTPASDQDSIPKDKSFIDSKTEEELEFLEDDLDLDDDRFLQEYRKKRLTEMREATKTVRFGSVVPISGSDFVREVSQAGPDVWVVVLLYKDGYAECGVLMKCLEELAVKYPGTKFVKIVSTDCIPNYPDHNLPTLLVYNNGAVKANYAGLRSFGRRCTPEGVALVLCQSDPVLNDGQGGTDRSRDSVIEGVRRKLIEKVVKEHEDDDGSSSD, encoded by the exons ATGGGAGATTATCATTTTGTGTACAAGGATGTAGAAGGAGCTTCAACACAATGGGATGATATACAGAGAAAGCTTGGAAACTTGCCAGAAAAACCACCTGCTTTTAAGCCACCGCCTTTCACTCCAGCTTCTGATCAAGATTCTATCCCTAAAGACAAATCCTTTATTGATTCCAAAACTGAAGAGGAACTTGAGTTCCTTGAAGATGATCTCGATCTCGATGACGACCGCTTCCTCCAAGAATACAG gAAGAAGAGATTGACAGAAATGAGGGAGGCTACAAAGACTGTGAGGTTTGGATCAGTGGTGCCGATATCGGGTTCGGATTTTGTGAGGGAAGTGTCGCAGGCAGGTCCGGATGTTTGGGTTGTGGTGCTTTTGTATAAGGATGGGTATGCGGAATGTGGTGTGCTTATGAAATGTTTGGAAGAATTGGCAGTGAAATATCCAGGGACAAAGTTTGTTAAGATTGTGTCTACTGATTGTATACCGAATTATCCTGATCATAATCTTCCTACTTTGTTGGTTTATAATAATGGTGCTGTGAAAGCTAACTATGCCGGATTAAGGAGTTTTGGACGGAGATGCACGCCTGAAG GTGTTGCCTTAGTTCTCTGCCAATCAGATCCTGTACTAAATGATGGTCAGGGTGGAACTGATAGATCAAGAGATTCTGTGATTGAAGGAGTTCGGAGGAAGCTCATTGAGAAGGTTGTGAAGGAgcatgaagatgatgatggatCATCAAGTGATTAG
- the LOC118042858 gene encoding COP9 signalosome complex subunit 3 isoform X2 gives MATLESLVAQIQGLSSSAGDLSLLLTHLKQADEFLHNESTRLLPFLEQLDPTLHSLGYLYILEACTSWPVTNEQARRLVLILSRFLTSCVADQIRLAPEKFIAVCKSFKDQVLMLEAPIRGVVPLLEAVKKLRSSEHLTTLHPDFLQLCLLAKCYKTGLSILEDDIFEVDQPRDFYLYCYYGGMICIGQKRFQKALELLHNVVTAPMSSINAIAVEAFKKYVLVSLIYNGQFSTSLPKYTSSAAQRNLKTICQPYIELANTYSIGKISELESYIQTNREKFDSDNNLGLVKQVVSSMYKRNIQRLTQTYLTLSLQDIANTVQLSSPKEAEMHVLQMIQDGEIYATINQRDGMVRFLEDPEQYKTCEMIEHIDSSIQRIMTLSKKLTAMDELISCDPLYLAKVGRERQRFDFDDFDPVPQKFNI, from the exons ATGGCTACGCTAGAATCGCTGGTGGCGCAAATCCAAGGGCTATCAAGCAGCGCTGGGGATTTAAGTTTGTTGTTGACTCACTTGAAACAAGCAGATGAGTTTCTGCACAATGAGTCTACTCGGCTTTTGCCTTTTCTAGAACAGCTCGACCCGACTCTTCACTCTCTTggttatctttatatttt AGAGGCATGCACTTCTTGGCCAGTTACCAACGAGCAAGCGAGAAGACTGGTTTTGATCCTTTCCAGGTTTCTCACATCTTGTGTTGCAGATCAGATTCGTTTGGCGCCTGAAAAGT TCATCGCTGTCTGTAAGAGTTTCAAAGACCAAGTGCTGATGCTTGAGGCACCTATCCGTGGTGTGGTACCTTTGCTGGAAGCTGTGAAAAAGCTACGCTCCTCCGAACATTTGACTACTCTGCATCCAGATTTTCTTCAACTTTGTTTGTTGGCAAAGTGCTATAAAACTGGTCTTTCCATTCTGGAGGATgatatttttgaagttgatcaacCAAGGGATTTTTATCTCTATTGTTATTATGG GGGGATGATATGCATTGGACAAAAGCGTTTTCAGAAAGCACTGGAGCTTCTACACAAT GTTGTGACTGCTCCTATGTCTTCTATAAATGCTATAGCTGTTGAAGCattcaaaaaatatgtattgGTTTCTCTAATTTACAATGGACAG TTCTCTACCAGTCTACCTAAGTACACTTCTTCAGCAGCTCAGAGGAATCTAAAGACCATATGTCAG CCCTATATAGAATTGGCAAATACTTATAGCATTGGAAAAATTTCAGAATTAGAGTCATACATTCAGACAAACAGAGAAAAGTTTGACAGC GACAATAATCTTGGATTGGTGAAGCAGGTTGTATCATCAATGTATAAGAGAAACATTCAGAGATTGACCCAAACATATTTGACTCTTTCCCTCCAAGATATTGCGAACACTGTGCAACTCAGCAGTCCAAAAGAGGCAGAAATGCATGTGCTTCAAATG ATCCAAGATGGTGAGATATATGCAACAATCAACCAAAGAGATGGTATGGTTAGATTCTTAGAGGATCCGGAGCAATATAAAACCTGTGAGATGATTGAGCATATTGATTCTTCTATTCAGAG GATAATGACACTGTCAAAGAAGCTGACCGCAATGGATGAACTCATATCATGCGATCCTTTGTACTTGGCAAAG GTTGGAAGAGAGCGTCAGAGATTTGACTTTGATGATTTTGACCCTGTTCCACAGAAATTCAACATATAA
- the LOC118042858 gene encoding COP9 signalosome complex subunit 3 isoform X1, translating to MATLESLVAQIQGLSSSAGDLSLLLTHLKQADEFLHNESTRLLPFLEQLDPTLHSLGYLYILEACTSWPVTNEQARRLVLILSRFLTSCVADQIRLAPEKFIAVCKSFKDQVLMLEAPIRGVVPLLEAVKKLRSSEHLTTLHPDFLQLCLLAKCYKTGLSILEDDIFEVDQPRDFYLYCYYGGMICIGQKRFQKALELLHNVVTAPMSSINAIAVEAFKKYVLVSLIYNGQQFSTSLPKYTSSAAQRNLKTICQPYIELANTYSIGKISELESYIQTNREKFDSDNNLGLVKQVVSSMYKRNIQRLTQTYLTLSLQDIANTVQLSSPKEAEMHVLQMIQDGEIYATINQRDGMVRFLEDPEQYKTCEMIEHIDSSIQRIMTLSKKLTAMDELISCDPLYLAKVGRERQRFDFDDFDPVPQKFNI from the exons ATGGCTACGCTAGAATCGCTGGTGGCGCAAATCCAAGGGCTATCAAGCAGCGCTGGGGATTTAAGTTTGTTGTTGACTCACTTGAAACAAGCAGATGAGTTTCTGCACAATGAGTCTACTCGGCTTTTGCCTTTTCTAGAACAGCTCGACCCGACTCTTCACTCTCTTggttatctttatatttt AGAGGCATGCACTTCTTGGCCAGTTACCAACGAGCAAGCGAGAAGACTGGTTTTGATCCTTTCCAGGTTTCTCACATCTTGTGTTGCAGATCAGATTCGTTTGGCGCCTGAAAAGT TCATCGCTGTCTGTAAGAGTTTCAAAGACCAAGTGCTGATGCTTGAGGCACCTATCCGTGGTGTGGTACCTTTGCTGGAAGCTGTGAAAAAGCTACGCTCCTCCGAACATTTGACTACTCTGCATCCAGATTTTCTTCAACTTTGTTTGTTGGCAAAGTGCTATAAAACTGGTCTTTCCATTCTGGAGGATgatatttttgaagttgatcaacCAAGGGATTTTTATCTCTATTGTTATTATGG GGGGATGATATGCATTGGACAAAAGCGTTTTCAGAAAGCACTGGAGCTTCTACACAAT GTTGTGACTGCTCCTATGTCTTCTATAAATGCTATAGCTGTTGAAGCattcaaaaaatatgtattgGTTTCTCTAATTTACAATGGACAG caGTTCTCTACCAGTCTACCTAAGTACACTTCTTCAGCAGCTCAGAGGAATCTAAAGACCATATGTCAG CCCTATATAGAATTGGCAAATACTTATAGCATTGGAAAAATTTCAGAATTAGAGTCATACATTCAGACAAACAGAGAAAAGTTTGACAGC GACAATAATCTTGGATTGGTGAAGCAGGTTGTATCATCAATGTATAAGAGAAACATTCAGAGATTGACCCAAACATATTTGACTCTTTCCCTCCAAGATATTGCGAACACTGTGCAACTCAGCAGTCCAAAAGAGGCAGAAATGCATGTGCTTCAAATG ATCCAAGATGGTGAGATATATGCAACAATCAACCAAAGAGATGGTATGGTTAGATTCTTAGAGGATCCGGAGCAATATAAAACCTGTGAGATGATTGAGCATATTGATTCTTCTATTCAGAG GATAATGACACTGTCAAAGAAGCTGACCGCAATGGATGAACTCATATCATGCGATCCTTTGTACTTGGCAAAG GTTGGAAGAGAGCGTCAGAGATTTGACTTTGATGATTTTGACCCTGTTCCACAGAAATTCAACATATAA
- the LOC118042857 gene encoding protein TPLATE has protein sequence MDILYAQIQADLRSNDALRQTGALLQALQQSAAGRDISILAKSAVEEIVASPASAVCKKLAFDLIRSSRLTADLWDTVLSGIRSDLHFPDPDVTAAAISILAALPSHALSKLITDSNAEISGCFDSQSDNLRFSITETLGCVLARDDLVTLCENNVNLLDKVSNWWVRMGGNMLDKSDAVSKVAFESVGRLFQEFDSKRMSRLAGDKLVDSENSLAIRSNWVSSMVDFVWKRRNALMSRSLILPVETFRATVFPLVFSVKAVASGSVEVIRKLSKAGTGSGVNGSVVDSNAERLVGVSDVVTHLAPFLVSSLDPVLIFEVGINMLYLADVPGGKPEWASQSIIAILTLWDRQEFSSARESIVRAVVTNLHLLDLHMQVSLFKKLLLMVRNLRAESDRMHALACICRTALCVDLFAKESVRRGQKPLAGTDIASLFEDARIRDDLNSVRSKSLFREELVASLVESCFQLSLPLPEQKSSGMESRVIGALAYGTGYGALNWTEPALEVVEVCRPCVKWDCNGRTYAVDCYLKLLVRLCHIYDTRGGVKTIKDGASQDQILNETRLQNLQRELVKDLREVNTPRIYARLIWAISEHINLEGLDPLLADDPDDPLNIIISNIHKVLFNVDSPANTSNRLQDVQAVLLSAQRLGSRSLRAGQLLSKELEEFRNNGLADSVNKHQCRLILQRIKYVQNHPDSRWTGVSEARGDYPFSHHKLTVQFYEAAAAQDRKLEGLVHRAILELWRPDPSELTILLTKGIDSPLLKLQPTAHTLTGSSDPCYVEAYHLADSGDGRITLHLKVLNLTELELDRVDIRVGLSGGLYFMDGSTQAVRQLRNLVSQDPVLCSVTLGVSHFERCALWVQVLYYPFYGRGAINDGDYAEEDQQIMKQKRSSRPELGEPVILRCQPYKIPLTELLLPHKISPVEFFRLWPSLPAVVEYTGTYIYEGSGFKATAAQQYGSSPFLGGLKSLSSKPFHRVCSHIIRTVAGFQLCYAAKTWYGGFLGMMIFGASEMSRNVDLGDETTTMICKFVVRASDASITKEIEADLQSWLDDLADGGVEYMPEDEVKEAAAERLRISMERIALFKAAQPPPKTPKSDDEEEEEKEDDEEKKENENDGDKKEHKEDGKKPKGTLSKLTAEEVEHMALQTAVLQEWHVLCKERSSTVN, from the exons ATGGACATTCTTTACGCCCAGATCCAAGCAGACCTCCGTTCAAATGACGCTCTCCGCCAGACTGGCGCACTTCTCCAAGCTCTCCAGCAATCCGCAGCCGGTCGCGACATTTCTATCCTCGCCAAATCCGCCGTTGAAGAGATCGTCGCCTCTCCTGCCTCCGCAGTCTGTAAAAAACTCGCTTTCGACTTAATCCGTTCCTCTCGCCTCACCGCCGATCTCTGGGACACTGTCCTCTCCGGTATCCGCTCCGATCTCCACTTCCCTGATCCCGACGTCACTGCTGCTGCTATATCCATCCTCGCTGCATTGCCTTCACATGCTCTCTCCAAGCTTATTACGGATTCCAACGCGGAAATATCTGGTTGTTTTGATTCGCAGAGTGATAATTTGAGATTCTCGATTACTGAAACCCTAGGCTGTGTTTTAGCACGTGATGATTTGGTTACGCTGTGTGAGAATAATGTGAATTTGTTAGATAAGGTCTCGAATTGGTGGGTGAGGATGGGGGGGAACATGTTGGATAAATCGGATGCGGTTTCGAAAGTTGCCTTTGAATCAGTTGGGAGGTTGTTTCAAGAGTTTGATTCGAAGAGGATGAGTCGGTTAGCGGGGGATAAGTTAGTTGATAGCGAGAATTCATTGGCGATTAGGTCGAATTGGGTCTCTTCAATGGTGGATTTTGTGTGGAAGAGAAGGAATGCGTTGATGTCGAGATCATTGATCTTACCAGTAGAGACTTTTAGGGCTACGGTTTTTCCACTTGTGTTTTCAGTGAAGGCAGTGGCATCTGGGAGTGTGGAGGTGATTAGGAAGCTTTCGAAAGCAGGAACAGGCAGTGGTGTTAATGGAAGTGTTGTGGACTCGAATGCAGAGAGGTTGGTTGGGGTTTCGGATGTGGTCACACACTTGGCGCCGTTTTTGGTGTCATCGTTGGAtccggttttgatttttgaggtGGGGATTAATATGTTGTACTTGGCTGATGTGCCTGGAGGGAAGCCAGAGTGGGCTTCACAGTCTATTATTGCAATTTTGACACTTTGGGATAGGCAAGAGTTTTCTTCTGCAAGGGAGAGTATTGTTAGAGCTGTTGTTACAAATCTGCACCTACTTGATCTTCATATGCAG GTTTCATTGTTTAAGAAGCTGCTGCTTATGGTGAGAAATCTGAGGGCTGAATCAGACCGTATGCATGCTTTAGCTTGCATTTGTAGAACAGCACTCTGTGTTGACCTTTTTGCTAAAGAAAGTGTTAGAAGAGGTCAGAAACCTCTTGCTGGCACTGATATTGCCTCTCTTTTTGAGGATGCAAGGATAAGAGATGATCTCAATAGTGTGAGAAGTAAAAGCTTATTTAGGGAGGAGTTGGTGGCATCACTAGTGGAAAGTTGCTTTCAGTTGTCTCTACCTTTGCCTGAACAAAAGAGCTCAGGAATGGAGAGCAGAGTTATTGGAGCTTTGGCTTATGGAACTGGTTATGGTGCATTAAACTGGACAGAGCCAGCTTTGGAAGTTGTTGAAGTGTGCAGGCCTTGTGTCAAATGGGATTGTAATGGCAGGACATATGCAGTTGATTGCTATTTGAAGCTGCTTGTGAGGTTGTGCCATATATATGATACCAGGGGAGGAGTGAAAACTATTAAAGATGGTGCTTCTCAAGATCAAATCTTGAATGAGACAAGGTTGCAAAATTTGCAACGTGAACTTGTGAAAGATCTACGAGAG GTAAACACCCCAAGAATATATGCCCGTCTTATTTGGGCTATTTCTGAACACATAAATCTAGAAGGTTTGGATCCACTTCTAGCTGATGATCCTGATGATCCACTGaacattattatatcaaatatcCACAAGGTTCTATTTAATGTTGATTCGCCTGCAAATACATCAAATAGGCTTCAAGATGTTCAGGCAGTTCTTTTAAGTGCTCAGAGATTGGGATCACGAAGCCTTAGGGCTGGCCAGTTACTGTCTAAAGAGCTTGAAGAGTTTAGAAACAATGGTTTGGCTGATTCGGTCAACAAGCACCAATGCCGCTTGATATTGCAGAGGATTAAATATGTTCAAAATCATCCTGATAGCAG GTGGACTGGCGTTAGCGAAGCCAGAGGAGACTACCCATTTAGCCACCACAAACTTACTGTTCAGTTTTATGAAGCAGCTGCTGCTCAGGACAGAAAATTGGAAGGATTAGTTCACAGGGCTATTTTGGAGCTTTGGAGACCAGATCCAAGTGAATTAACTATTTTGTTGACAAAAGGAATTGACTCTCCACTGCTCAAGCTTCAGCCTACTGCACATACTTTGACTGGTAGTAGCGATCCTTGCTATGTTGAAGCTTATCATTTGGCAGACTCGGGCGATGGTAGGATTACTCTTCATCTAAAG GTTTTAAATTTGACTGAACTTGAACTGGATAGGGTGGATATTCGAGTTGGGTTATCCGGTGGATTATATTTTATGGATGGATCTACTCAAGCTGTGCGACAGTTGCGTAATCTTGTTTCACAG GATCCAGTACTTTGCAGTGTTACATTGGGTGTGTCCCATTTTGAGAGATGTGCCCTCTGGGTTCAAGTCTTATACTACCCATTCTATGGAAGGGGTGCAATAAATGATGGTGATTATGCTGAGGAGGATCAACAGATCATGAAACAGAAGAGAAGCTCGAGACCAGAACTAGGAGAACCTGTGATTTTGAGGTGCCAGCCTTACAAAATTCCGCTGACTGAACTTCTTTTGCCACATAAAATTTCGCCTGTTGAGTTCTTCCGCTTATGGCCTAGTTTACCAGCTGTAGTAGAGTATACTGGCACATACATTTATGAAGGAAGTGGCTTCAAGGCCACTGCTGCGCAGCAATATGGTTCTTCTCCTTTCCTTGGTGGACTAAAATCCTTGTCTTCCAAGCCTTTCCACAGAGTTTGTTCACACATCATCCGGACAGTGGCAGGGTTTCAG CTTTGCTATGCTGCCAAAACTTGGTATGGAGGCTTCTTGGGCATGATGATATTTGGAGCCAGTGAAATGAGCAGAAATGTTGATCTGGGTGATGAAACAACAACGATGATCTGCAAATTTGTTGTCCGAGCATCTGATGCGTCAATCACAAAGGAGATTGAAGCAGACTTGCAGAGCTGGTTGGATGACCTTGCTGATGGAGGTGTGGAGTACATGCCTGAAGATGAAGTGAAAGAGGCTGCTGCTGAAAGGCTTAGGATTTCAATGGAAAGAATAGCCCTGTTTAAGGCAGCCCAACCACCACCCAAAACTCCAAAatctgatgatgaagaagaggaggagaaagaggatgacgaggaaaagaaagaaaatgagaatgaTGGCGATAAGAAAGAGCACAAGGAAGATGGTAAAAAACCAAAAGGAACCCTGTCAAAATTAACCGCAGAGGAGGTTGAGCACATGGCTCTTCAAACAGCCGTGCTCCAAGAATGGCACGTTCTGTGTAAAGAAAGAAGCTCGACAGTAAATTAA